The following coding sequences lie in one Chelonia mydas isolate rCheMyd1 chromosome 6, rCheMyd1.pri.v2, whole genome shotgun sequence genomic window:
- the LOC102947076 gene encoding 60S ribosomal protein L27a has product MPSRLRKTRKLRGHVSHGHGRIGKHRKHPGGRGNAGGNHHHRINFDKYHPGYFGKVGMRHYHLKKNQNFCPTVNLDKLWTLVSEQTRVNYAKNQAGLAPVIDVVRSGYYKVLGKGKLPKQPVIVKAKFFSRKAEEKIKEVGGACVLVA; this is encoded by the exons ATG ccctccagactgagGAAGACCAGGAAGCTGAGGGGACACGTCAGCCACGGCCATGGTCGCATCG gcAAGCACAGGAAGCATCCCGGTGGCCGCGGCAATGCTGGGGGCAATCACCACCACAGGATTAACTTTGACAAATA TCATCCTggttattttgggaaagttggTATGAGACACtaccacttgaagaagaaccagAACTTCTGCCCAACTGTTAATCTGGATAAACTGTGGACACTTGTTAGTGAACAGACAAGAGTGAACTATGCAAAAAATCAGGCTGGATTAGCCCCGGTCATTGATGTTGTACGCTCG GGTTATTACAAAGTCCTGGGCAAGGGGAAGCTGCCCAAACAGCCTGTAATTGTGAAAGCAAAATTCTTCAGTAGGAAAGCGGAGGAGAAGATCAAAGAAGTTGGTGGAGCCTGTGTGCTTGTGGcataa